The Bacteroidota bacterium genome includes a region encoding these proteins:
- a CDS encoding cupin has protein sequence MENGGLKKSEVFKVVEFIEYVPNSIATKTIIKKVTGSISAISSDSGGLLIGKILPFDIFIELIDGNAEIFIDNKSNLLEKGQSIIIPAHSHSIIRTINRFKLISTIIKSGYEDVS, from the coding sequence ATGGAAAACGGTGGATTAAAGAAATCAGAAGTTTTCAAAGTGGTAGAATTCATTGAATACGTTCCGAATTCAATTGCTACAAAGACAATCATAAAAAAAGTTACCGGTTCCATTAGTGCAATTTCATCTGATTCGGGAGGATTATTGATTGGGAAGATTTTACCCTTCGACATTTTTATCGAGCTTATTGATGGAAATGCAGAAATTTTTATTGACAATAAATCTAATTTGCTTGAAAAAGGTCAGTCTATAATCATACCAGCACATTCACATAGCATAATTAGGACCATCAACCGATTCAAATTAATATCAACCATTATCAAAAGTGGATATGAAGATGTGAGTTAA